The following are encoded in a window of Vespula pensylvanica isolate Volc-1 chromosome 2, ASM1446617v1, whole genome shotgun sequence genomic DNA:
- the LOC122626932 gene encoding putative uncharacterized protein DDB_G0282133: protein MDNKQVTECIREFTLRQQYPSIAPKQKNTNLPKVKVETKTCSQSLIPTKTKLMSTVNVQIKDGFHKLRLKSPSGKYLGEFNAQMLSYNSNIIKSKTLINQNKCKNLNKSVILSNVMSEDKAKKLVTIVPLQSIKNIINVSKLENTISSEKNNGNVNKKCQAKTISLKHIVTTDKCQKKKENTNTTNMDIDIITNNECNKNGESEYNQIQNTLVKNENKLKSTKDVLLDTNVLENIKQIKNTNSLSELSEYILFPKHKNVIDTFSSTFSNQSVNMSNNIIKIVDKKRSDIGNSVLDNNKLFNNTKKELYLLPVNNEDIDISFEQNNKVINLKSDDHILSEESVNTTSNERTATNISNHQNVFEQNMIVHNNEISLSDNCITRKDNDNVTHVNHNNDNVCNNISLKYDNDNIPVVTAENGYTNFKSQNVNNHSIKNHFDDDIPLQKPLSSNWNTLKEIVTIKDEQMRIKAFKALVDCIAINEQIPSHLPTDLKTMCDIKVQTDINLFEPQNFTTTEENTFGIPKIKLKESYPANTIENSNINLVNDMYENSFFSLFNKSEESNIYLEKFTDDVCNKNSGANKVKQILSQANPFYNKIFKQLQKDFETAKQWDENGMLNIHRAVISNRIYDAQRHLMVLEACNINVDIPTESHMTSLELAVKYNVSTEIVKLLLKAGANPVSLKPVHESALIIASKTNFPLLPELVKHVSCIKLLNNMDFTGFAPLHYCAQYGNLKGVISLINMGANINLKESRSGRTPLFLAIENKHPIIAKKLIENGASINIPNFAGQTVISLAD, encoded by the exons ATGGATAACAAGCAAGTAACAGAATGTATAAGAGAATTTACATTAAGACAACAGTATCCAAGCATAGCtccaaaacaaaaaaatacaaatctaCCTAAAGTAAAGGTAGAAACAAAGACATGTTCACAATCATTGATACCTACGAAAACAAAACTTATGTCAACAGTCAATGTGCAAATTAAAGATGGATTTCataaattacgattaaaatCGCCAAGTGGTAAATATTTAGGAGAATTTAATGCACAAATGTTATCTTATAATAGCaacattataaaaagtaagacGCTTATAAATCAgaacaaatgtaaaaatttaaataaatctgtTATATTATCAAATGTAATGTCAGAAGATAAAGCAAAAAAGTTGGTAACTATTGTACCCCTTCAATctataaaaaacattattaatgTATCAAAGTTAGAGAATACAATTTCTTCTGAAAAGAATAATGgcaatgttaataaaaaatgccAAGCCAAAActatttctttaaaacataTTGTCACTACTGATAAgtgtcagaaaaaaaaagagaatacaaaTACTACAAATAtggatatagatattattacaaataatgaGTGTAATAAAAATGGAGAATCCGAATATAATCAAATTCAAAACACattagtaaaaaatgaaaataagttaaaaagtacaaaagaTGTTTTGTTGGATACAaatgtattagaaaatattaaacaaataaaaaatacaaattctttGTCAGAATTatcagaatatatattatttcctaaacataaaaatgttattgatACATTTTCATCAACATTTTCTAATCAATCTGTGAATATGTCTAAcaacataattaaaatagtaGACAAAAAAAGGTCTGATATAGGTAATTCTGTACttgacaataataaattatttaataatacaaagaaagaattatatttattaccagtgaataatgaagatatagatatatcttttgAACAGAAcaataaagtaattaatttgaaatctgATGATCACATTTTATCTGAAGAAAGTGTAAATACTACAAGCAATGAAAGGACTGCTACAAATATTTCTAACCATCAAAATGTGTTTGAACAAAACATGATTGtacataataatgaaatatcattatcaGATAACTGCATTACAAGAAAGGATAATGATAATGTAACACATGtaaatcataataatgataatgtatgtaataatatttctctaaagtatgataatgataatattccTGTTGTCACTGCAGAAAATggttatacaaattttaaatctCAAAATGTCAACAatcattcaataaaaaatcattttgatGATGATATACCATTGCAAAAACCATTATCTTCTAATTGGAATACTCTTAAAGAGATAGTGACTATAAAAGATGAACAAATGAGAATTAAAGCTTTCAAAGCCCTTGTAGATTGTATTGCAATAAACGAACAGATTCCTTCACACCTACCAACAGATTTAAAAACAATGTGTGACATTAAAGTACAGACAGATATTAACTTATTTGAACCACAGAATTTTACTACTACAGAGGAAAATACATTTGGTAtaccaaaaataaaattaaaagaatcatATCCTGCAAATACAATAGaaaattcgaatataaatCTAGTGAACGATATgtatgaaaattcatttttttcactttttaataaatcagaAGAGTCTAATatatatcttgaaaaatttacTGATGAtgtgtgtaataaaaatagtggTGCTAATAaagttaaacaaattttatcacAAGCAAATccattttataacaaaatcttTAAACAACTACAAAAAGACTTTGAAACTGCCAAACAATGGGATGAAAATGGAAtgttaaatatacatagaGCTGTTATTAGCAATAGAATTTATGATGCTCAAAGACATTTAATGGTACTTGAAGcttgtaatataaatgtagACATACCTACAGAGTCTCATATG ACAAGTTTAGAATTGGCagttaaatataatgtatctaCTGAAATTGTCAAGTTGCTGTTAAAAGCTGGTGCAAATCCAGTATCATTAAAACCAGTACATGAGTCAGCTTTGATAATAGCCAGTAAGACAAATTTTCCATTATTACCAGAACTTGTAAAACATGTTTCATGTATTAAACTACTAAATAATATGGATTTTACAG gTTTTGCTCCATTACATTACTGTGCTCAATATGGTAACTTAAAAGGagttatatcattaataaatatgggtgctaatataaatttaaaagaaagcaGATCTGGCAGAACTCCACTTTTTCTGgcaatagaaaataaacatCCCATAATAGCAAAAAAACTTATTGAAAATGGGGCATCAATAAATATCCCTAACTTTGCTGGACAAACAGTTATTTCATTAGCAGattaa